One region of Chryseobacterium sp. SORGH_AS_0447 genomic DNA includes:
- the argH gene encoding argininosuccinate lyase: MKKIWQKDNNATNILVNTFTVGKDLYFDERLAKYDVKGSMAHCKMLAEVGIISDEESEQMLSVLAEILESIENGNFEIDKNAEDIHSQVESILIEKLGDVGKKIHTARSRNDQVLLDIKLYLLDEIREITALTDEFFQLLIQLAEQHKKVLLPGYTHLQIAMPSSFGLWFGAYAEALLDDMEMLFSVKNIINKNPLGSAAGYGSSFPIDRESTTYNLGFQSMNYNSVYAQMTRGKSEKLLAMAMATLAGTLGKFSYDVCLYLSQNFDFISFPKEFTTGSSIMPHKKNPDIFELVRARCNRIQSLPNEFILLTNNLPSGYHRDMQLTKEILFPAIDSLKECLEILNYTLPNIQVKDGILEDEKYKYLFSVEKINEEVKNGSTFRDAYVKVGHEIENNAFDFKIENLEHTHQGSIGNLCLDKIEYQFNKVKNKLLG, from the coding sequence ATGAAAAAAATATGGCAGAAAGACAACAATGCCACTAATATATTAGTCAATACTTTTACGGTCGGCAAAGACCTCTATTTCGACGAGCGTCTGGCAAAATACGATGTTAAAGGTTCTATGGCACACTGCAAAATGCTGGCGGAAGTCGGCATTATCTCTGATGAAGAATCGGAACAAATGCTGTCTGTCTTAGCGGAAATTTTAGAAAGCATAGAAAACGGAAATTTTGAAATCGATAAAAATGCGGAGGACATTCATTCCCAGGTCGAATCGATTTTAATAGAAAAATTAGGTGATGTCGGAAAGAAAATTCACACGGCGCGATCGCGGAATGATCAGGTTTTACTGGATATCAAACTGTATCTTCTGGATGAAATCCGGGAAATCACGGCACTTACGGATGAGTTTTTCCAGCTGTTGATCCAACTGGCGGAACAACATAAAAAGGTGCTGCTTCCGGGCTATACTCATTTGCAGATCGCGATGCCTTCCTCCTTCGGATTATGGTTCGGCGCGTATGCGGAAGCGCTGCTGGATGATATGGAAATGCTGTTTTCCGTTAAAAATATCATTAATAAAAATCCGTTGGGTTCGGCAGCCGGTTACGGTTCCTCATTTCCGATCGACCGGGAAAGCACTACCTATAATCTGGGCTTCCAATCGATGAACTACAATTCGGTCTATGCCCAGATGACCCGTGGAAAATCGGAGAAGCTGCTCGCGATGGCGATGGCGACCCTGGCAGGAACCTTAGGGAAATTTTCATACGATGTCTGTTTGTACCTGAGCCAGAACTTCGATTTCATCAGCTTTCCGAAAGAATTTACAACAGGAAGCAGCATCATGCCACACAAGAAAAACCCGGACATCTTCGAGCTGGTCCGCGCGCGGTGCAACAGAATCCAGTCGTTGCCGAATGAGTTTATTTTGCTGACGAACAATCTTCCGTCCGGCTACCACCGCGATATGCAGTTGACGAAGGAAATCCTTTTCCCTGCGATTGATTCGTTGAAAGAGTGCCTGGAAATTTTAAATTATACCTTGCCCAATATTCAGGTAAAAGATGGCATTTTAGAGGATGAAAAGTATAAATACCTCTTTAGTGTAGAGAAAATCAATGAGGAAGTGAAAAACGGCAGTACATTCCGGGATGCTTATGTAAAAGTGGGGCACGAGATCGAAAACAATGCATTCGATTTTAAAATTGAAAACCTGGAGCATACCCACCAAGGAAGCATTGGGAATTTATGTCTGGATAAGATTGAATATCAATTTAATAAAGTGAAAAATAAACTGCTGGGATAA
- a CDS encoding Lrp/AsnC family transcriptional regulator: MDLKDRMILSIIQEDSTLSVKEISERIGLTFTPTYERIKQLEKNGIIEKYVGLLNREKLGLNIVVYCNVRLKEQSKKVLETFEKNIMQHDEVQEIISLSGEYDYMLKIIAKDINSYNAFTVNVISNIPNIGQYHSSIVLHEVKKSTKFKIDLD, translated from the coding sequence ATGGATTTAAAAGACAGGATGATTCTCAGTATAATTCAGGAAGACTCAACTTTATCAGTGAAAGAAATTTCAGAAAGAATAGGCCTTACCTTCACTCCAACTTATGAACGGATCAAGCAACTGGAAAAGAACGGAATCATTGAGAAATACGTCGGCCTTTTAAACCGTGAGAAACTGGGACTTAATATTGTAGTATACTGCAACGTAAGGCTTAAGGAACAGTCGAAAAAGGTTCTGGAAACCTTCGAGAAAAATATCATGCAGCACGATGAAGTCCAGGAAATAATCAGCCTTTCCGGCGAATACGATTATATGCTGAAAATTATTGCCAAAGACATCAATTCTTACAACGCCTTTACAGTGAACGTGATTTCAAATATCCCGAATATTGGGCAATACCACAGCTCGATTGTGCTTCATGAAGTGAAGAAGTCTACGAAGTTTAAGATTGATCTGGATTAA